In Oceanobacillus sp. FSL K6-2867, one DNA window encodes the following:
- a CDS encoding flagellar brake domain-containing protein — translation MEIGTVLNLELEESGRNHICYCKIIEKNDKYLIIDYPIDEKTKKTKILPRKKLFKVTFVGKDNVVYQFTSEIVAKVKLNIPALAIRIPLPEKIERIQRREYVRVETAVDIAIHSFNNQFTPFVTVTSDVSAGGLAILAPKHISLEIGTIVEAWFVLQMNDNQFHYIDTKTEVVLNREANKRINLVSLKFITISKANRQQIIRFCFDKQREAKKKELI, via the coding sequence TTGGAAATAGGAACGGTACTTAATTTGGAACTGGAAGAATCAGGAAGAAATCATATCTGTTATTGCAAAATAATTGAAAAAAACGATAAATATTTAATCATCGATTATCCAATCGACGAAAAGACGAAAAAAACAAAAATACTGCCGCGAAAAAAGCTTTTTAAGGTTACATTTGTTGGGAAGGATAACGTTGTCTATCAATTTACATCTGAAATTGTTGCTAAGGTTAAATTAAACATTCCTGCTCTTGCTATTAGAATCCCTTTACCAGAAAAAATCGAGCGTATACAACGAAGGGAATATGTTAGAGTCGAAACAGCTGTAGATATTGCTATACATAGTTTTAATAACCAATTTACGCCTTTTGTCACAGTAACTTCTGATGTTAGTGCGGGAGGACTTGCAATTCTTGCGCCTAAACATATTTCGCTGGAAATCGGAACAATAGTTGAAGCTTGGTTTGTTTTACAAATGAATGATAATCAATTTCATTATATAGATACCAAAACGGAAGTTGTTTTAAACAGGGAAGCTAATAAACGAATTAATCTTGTATCATTGAAATTTATTACCATATCAAAGGCAAACCGTCAGCAGATTATACGATTTTGCTTTGATAAACAACGGGAAGCGAAGAAGAAAGAATTGATATAG
- the cmk gene encoding (d)CMP kinase, protein MPKKNIAIAIDGPAAAGKSTVAKIIAEKLSYIYIDTGAMYRALTLKAISREINLENDKAILEVLMQTAIELKQSEAGQIVLIDGKDVTNEIRFQNVTTKVSHVAKHASVRKEMVRRQQEMAKDRGVVMDGRDIGTHVLPDAEVKIFLIASVEERAKRRYEENIKKGIASNMEDLKKEIEERDRIDTNREASPLIKAKDAIEVDTTSLSISEVADEILKAVSQL, encoded by the coding sequence ATGCCAAAGAAAAATATTGCAATTGCGATTGATGGTCCTGCAGCTGCCGGAAAAAGCACCGTAGCTAAAATCATCGCTGAAAAATTATCTTATATTTATATTGATACTGGTGCTATGTATCGTGCTTTAACATTAAAAGCCATCAGCCGAGAAATAAATCTAGAAAATGATAAAGCTATTTTAGAGGTCTTAATGCAAACAGCTATTGAATTAAAACAATCCGAGGCTGGGCAAATTGTCTTAATTGATGGAAAAGATGTAACTAATGAAATAAGATTTCAAAACGTTACGACGAAAGTATCTCATGTTGCCAAGCACGCTTCAGTACGAAAAGAAATGGTACGAAGACAACAAGAGATGGCTAAAGATCGAGGCGTAGTCATGGATGGAAGAGACATAGGTACACATGTGCTACCAGATGCAGAAGTGAAAATTTTCCTTATTGCATCTGTTGAAGAGAGAGCAAAACGAAGATATGAGGAAAATATCAAGAAGGGCATTGCATCTAATATGGAAGATTTAAAGAAAGAAATCGAGGAGAGAGATCGAATTGATACAAATCGTGAAGCTTCCCCATTAATTAAAGCAAAAGATGCTATCGAAGTCGATACAACATCCCTAAGCATTAGCGAAGTAGCAGACGAAATTTTAAAAGCAGTATCACAGCTGTGA
- the rpsA gene encoding 30S ribosomal protein S1, protein MSEESKELKQLNVGDTVTGTVVKLEEKQVLVDIGYKTEGILPIGELSSLHVESTSEVVNEGDTVTLKVKKLEDDEVILSKKAVDAEAAWEDLEQKYENDEIFETVVKEVVKGGLVVDVGLRGFIPASLVETHFVEDFSDYKDKPLTVKIADLDREQNRIILSHRAVVEAEANARKNELLQSLKEGQVLEGTVQRITSFGAFVDIGGVDGLVHISQLAHEHVAKASDVVSEGDKIQVEILSVDRDNERISLSHKNTLPGPWSDIEKRVTAGSTIEGTVKRLVNFGAFVEILPGVEGLVHISQIANRHIGTPQEVLEVGQQVKVKVLDVNEAEERISLSIKELEQEQEQKEYQQYEKDDEQTGFQLGDFIGDQLDKFKK, encoded by the coding sequence ATGAGTGAAGAAAGCAAAGAATTAAAGCAACTAAATGTAGGAGATACAGTTACAGGAACTGTAGTAAAATTGGAAGAAAAACAAGTTCTTGTGGATATTGGCTATAAAACGGAAGGTATTTTGCCAATCGGTGAGCTTTCAAGCTTACATGTTGAAAGTACATCTGAAGTTGTAAATGAAGGCGATACAGTTACGCTTAAAGTAAAAAAGTTAGAAGATGATGAAGTTATTTTATCAAAAAAAGCAGTGGACGCCGAAGCAGCTTGGGAAGATTTAGAGCAAAAATATGAAAATGATGAGATATTCGAAACAGTCGTGAAAGAAGTAGTTAAAGGCGGACTTGTTGTTGATGTCGGACTGCGAGGATTTATTCCAGCTTCGTTAGTAGAAACGCATTTTGTGGAAGATTTCTCAGATTATAAGGACAAGCCGTTAACAGTTAAAATTGCGGATTTAGATCGTGAGCAGAACCGTATTATCCTTTCTCATCGTGCAGTAGTTGAAGCAGAAGCAAACGCGAGAAAGAATGAATTATTGCAATCCCTCAAGGAAGGGCAGGTTCTGGAAGGAACTGTACAGCGAATTACTAGCTTCGGTGCTTTTGTTGATATTGGTGGTGTTGATGGTTTAGTTCACATCTCTCAATTAGCACATGAGCATGTTGCTAAAGCATCTGATGTAGTTTCAGAGGGAGATAAAATTCAAGTCGAAATACTATCTGTGGACCGGGATAATGAACGTATTTCACTATCGCATAAAAACACACTTCCAGGGCCGTGGTCAGATATTGAAAAACGTGTTACTGCAGGCTCAACTATTGAAGGAACGGTGAAACGTTTAGTGAACTTTGGTGCTTTTGTTGAAATTCTGCCTGGGGTAGAGGGGTTAGTTCATATTTCGCAAATTGCTAACCGCCATATTGGTACACCACAAGAAGTACTCGAAGTTGGGCAACAAGTAAAAGTAAAAGTACTTGATGTGAATGAAGCTGAAGAACGTATATCCTTAAGTATTAAAGAATTAGAACAGGAACAAGAGCAAAAAGAATATCAGCAATACGAAAAAGATGATGAACAAACAGGGTTCCAACTTGGTGACTTTATTGGTGATCAATTGGATAAATTTAAAAAGTAA
- a CDS encoding YIEGIA family protein: MSEYIFPILFGVVTGTLARILLLRTDYRQYPTYLHGKIIHLSLGFISASLGALAVPALLEKEFTAVTLLTVAATQFRDVRNMERNTLTEMDSFELVTRGKTYIEGIAISFESRNYLVMFTGFLTSLSYILWNVFIAIIVAIVCFVLGHILMSGSVLEDIVKIDQAEISFDGAGLYVDNIYIMNIGLPERKKEIMKYGMGFVVTPKNMNAISTIGNLGQRQAIIHDVSVALGVFRDSGTPALTPLIKRDLDDGRLGVFILPQIRDVAVAKKVIGSVPVLENAVRMPSETNAYKKGAHKK; the protein is encoded by the coding sequence ATGAGTGAATATATATTTCCAATTCTTTTTGGGGTTGTTACTGGTACATTAGCAAGAATTTTATTGTTACGAACAGACTACAGGCAATACCCTACCTATCTGCACGGTAAAATCATTCATCTGTCATTAGGATTTATTTCTGCATCACTTGGAGCATTGGCTGTACCTGCTTTATTGGAAAAAGAATTTACTGCTGTAACACTATTGACGGTTGCTGCAACGCAATTTAGAGACGTGCGTAATATGGAAAGAAATACATTGACTGAAATGGATAGCTTTGAACTTGTCACTAGAGGGAAGACATATATTGAAGGAATTGCAATCTCCTTTGAAAGCAGAAATTATCTAGTTATGTTTACAGGATTTCTAACAAGTCTAAGCTATATTCTATGGAATGTCTTTATTGCCATTATCGTTGCTATTGTTTGTTTTGTATTGGGGCATATATTAATGAGTGGTTCAGTTCTTGAAGACATTGTGAAAATAGATCAAGCAGAAATTTCGTTTGATGGAGCGGGACTTTATGTAGATAATATTTATATTATGAATATTGGACTGCCTGAGCGGAAAAAGGAGATTATGAAATATGGCATGGGATTTGTCGTTACACCCAAAAATATGAATGCGATTTCTACAATTGGCAATCTTGGACAACGCCAGGCTATTATTCACGATGTATCAGTTGCGTTAGGTGTTTTTCGAGACTCGGGGACGCCTGCACTTACACCGTTAATTAAACGCGACCTAGATGATGGCCGTTTAGGGGTTTTTATTCTACCGCAAATTCGAGATGTAGCCGTAGCTAAAAAAGTAATTGGTTCTGTACCGGTATTAGAAAATGCGGTTCGAATGCCTTCAGAAACAAATGCTTATAAAAAAGGAGCGCACAAGAAATGA
- the der gene encoding ribosome biogenesis GTPase Der, protein MRKSVVAIVGRPNVGKSTIFNRLVGERISIVEDIPGVTRDRIYASAEWLNQEFNLIDTGGIEIGDEPLLVQMRQQAEVAIDEADVIIFLINGKEGITGADEEVAKLLFKSSKPVVLAVNKIDNPEMRDTIYEYYSLGFGQPFPVSGSHGLGLGDLLDEVVSHFPEVSEDDTNEDTIYFSLIGRPNVGKSSLVNALLNEERVIVSEIEGTTRDAIDTHLHKDDQDFVIIDTAGMRKRGKVYETTEKYSVLRALRAIERSDVVLILIDAETGIREQDKRIAGYAHDAGRGIVIVVNKWDTVESDEKAMKEFEANVRAHFQYLDYAPIVFLSAKTKKRLHTLIPAIKLASESHAKRIPTNVLNDVIMDALAMNPTPTVKGRRLKVLYATQVAVKPPSFVIFVNDPELMHFSYERFLENKIRDAFGFTGTPIKLFARRRQ, encoded by the coding sequence TTGAGGAAATCTGTAGTTGCAATTGTTGGAAGACCCAATGTGGGAAAATCAACCATCTTTAATAGACTGGTTGGAGAAAGAATATCAATCGTTGAAGATATACCGGGTGTAACCCGTGACCGTATATACGCTTCTGCCGAATGGCTGAATCAGGAATTTAATTTAATTGACACTGGTGGAATTGAAATTGGTGACGAGCCTTTACTTGTTCAAATGCGTCAACAAGCCGAAGTTGCTATTGATGAAGCTGATGTTATTATTTTTCTTATCAATGGTAAAGAAGGTATAACGGGAGCAGATGAAGAAGTTGCCAAGCTATTATTCAAATCGAGCAAACCAGTTGTATTAGCTGTTAATAAAATCGATAACCCAGAAATGCGGGATACAATTTACGAATACTATTCACTCGGATTCGGACAACCGTTTCCAGTATCTGGTTCACACGGTCTTGGGCTAGGAGATTTACTCGATGAGGTTGTTAGTCATTTTCCAGAGGTTTCAGAAGATGATACGAATGAAGATACAATCTATTTCAGTTTAATCGGTAGGCCGAATGTTGGTAAATCTTCATTGGTAAACGCGCTTTTGAATGAGGAACGGGTTATTGTAAGTGAAATAGAAGGAACGACAAGAGATGCCATTGATACACATCTTCATAAAGATGATCAAGATTTCGTAATTATTGATACTGCAGGAATGCGAAAACGAGGAAAAGTATACGAAACAACAGAGAAATATAGTGTTTTGCGAGCATTAAGAGCAATCGAACGATCAGATGTTGTCCTGATATTGATTGATGCGGAGACAGGCATTAGAGAACAAGATAAGCGTATTGCCGGATATGCGCACGATGCTGGTCGAGGTATCGTTATTGTTGTAAATAAATGGGATACTGTTGAATCAGATGAAAAGGCAATGAAAGAGTTTGAAGCAAATGTACGAGCACATTTTCAATATTTGGATTATGCTCCAATCGTATTCTTATCTGCAAAAACGAAGAAAAGGCTGCATACGTTAATACCTGCCATTAAACTTGCAAGTGAAAGCCATGCAAAACGTATTCCTACAAACGTGCTCAATGATGTTATTATGGACGCACTCGCTATGAATCCAACTCCTACCGTAAAAGGGAGAAGGTTAAAGGTGCTCTATGCAACACAAGTAGCTGTTAAACCACCAAGTTTTGTCATTTTTGTAAATGATCCGGAATTAATGCATTTTTCATATGAACGTTTCCTAGAAAATAAAATCCGGGATGCATTCGGTTTTACCGGTACACCAATTAAACTATTTGCAAGAAGACGACAGTAG
- a CDS encoding NAD(P)H-dependent glycerol-3-phosphate dehydrogenase yields the protein MANVAVLGAGSWGTALSIVLADNGHDVHLWSHRKEQAETINRTHKNEKYLQGILSDRITAFYDLKKAVSGVSAIIVVVPTKAIREVCQNLNGILTEKPTIIHASKGIEPVTLKRVSEMISEELSTYDYEEIVVLSGPSHAEEVALRHPTSVTVSAVNMDNAKIAQDLFSSDTFRVYTSSDILGIELGGALKNIIALGAGISDGLGYGDNAKAALMTRGLAEIARLGTSLGANPLSFLGLPGVGDLIVTCTSVHSRNWRAGNLLGKGNKLDDVLEQMGMVVEGVRTVKAAYQFAKEQQVEMPITSGIYQILFEDKTPKAVVDELMSRDKRNEMDDISILLNERYS from the coding sequence ATGGCAAATGTTGCAGTATTAGGAGCAGGAAGCTGGGGTACTGCGTTAAGTATTGTACTGGCTGATAATGGGCACGATGTCCATCTATGGTCACATCGCAAGGAACAAGCAGAAACCATTAATCGTACACATAAAAACGAAAAATATTTACAGGGCATTTTATCAGATCGGATAACAGCTTTTTATGATTTAAAAAAAGCTGTTTCGGGGGTAAGTGCCATTATTGTTGTCGTGCCAACGAAGGCGATTCGTGAAGTATGCCAGAATTTAAACGGAATTTTAACAGAGAAACCCACCATTATTCATGCGTCCAAAGGAATTGAACCAGTAACGTTAAAAAGGGTATCCGAAATGATCAGTGAAGAATTGTCAACCTATGATTATGAGGAAATTGTTGTTTTATCAGGACCGAGTCATGCTGAAGAGGTTGCATTAAGACACCCTACATCTGTTACAGTATCTGCTGTTAACATGGACAACGCAAAAATCGCACAAGATTTATTCAGTAGCGATACATTTCGAGTTTATACAAGTTCAGATATACTTGGTATTGAACTGGGTGGGGCATTAAAGAATATAATCGCATTAGGAGCAGGGATTTCAGACGGGCTCGGCTACGGCGATAACGCGAAGGCTGCGTTAATGACAAGAGGACTTGCTGAAATCGCTCGGTTGGGAACATCGCTTGGTGCGAATCCACTCAGCTTTTTGGGTTTGCCGGGTGTCGGTGACCTAATTGTAACTTGCACAAGCGTTCATAGCCGCAATTGGCGGGCTGGGAATTTATTAGGTAAAGGAAATAAGCTTGATGACGTTCTTGAGCAGATGGGAATGGTTGTAGAAGGTGTAAGGACTGTGAAAGCAGCATATCAATTTGCAAAAGAGCAGCAAGTGGAAATGCCAATTACTTCGGGGATATATCAAATATTATTTGAAGATAAAACACCAAAAGCAGTAGTTGATGAACTGATGAGCAGAGATAAACGAAATGAAATGGATGATATTTCAATATTGTTAAATGAACGTTATTCGTAA
- a CDS encoding stage VI sporulation protein F: MNNFQKGMFDKIQKNSNINPEDVLKVADSVKNANFSDERTVRGLVRHLAKMADKPMTKEKEDKIVQAIVNNKMPGDMQSLNHLFKK, encoded by the coding sequence GTGAATAATTTTCAAAAAGGAATGTTCGATAAGATTCAGAAAAATTCCAACATTAATCCAGAAGATGTATTAAAGGTAGCTGATTCTGTGAAAAATGCAAATTTTTCGGATGAAAGAACAGTTAGAGGTTTAGTAAGGCATTTAGCTAAAATGGCAGATAAACCTATGACAAAAGAAAAAGAAGATAAAATTGTTCAAGCAATTGTTAATAATAAAATGCCAGGGGACATGCAATCGTTGAACCATTTATTTAAAAAATAA
- a CDS encoding DUF2768 domain-containing protein, with protein sequence MSLSMLMMYISFVGMFLLILAIGLIVLSRNKLKGWLAGIVSFLAYLSLISGGLIILYVVLSGPTR encoded by the coding sequence ATGTCATTATCGATGCTTATGATGTACATTTCTTTTGTTGGAATGTTTTTATTAATTCTGGCAATTGGCTTAATTGTACTCAGTAGAAATAAATTGAAAGGGTGGCTGGCTGGAATAGTATCCTTTTTGGCGTACCTTTCATTAATTTCAGGTGGATTAATCATTCTTTATGTCGTTTTAAGTGGTCCGACTAGGTAG
- the spoIVA gene encoding stage IV sporulation protein A, with amino-acid sequence MEKIDIFKDISKRTNGDIYLGIVGAVRTGKSTFIKKFMELVVLPNIEDESERARAHDELPQSAAGRTIMTTEPKFIPNQAVQLTVDEGLDVNVRLVDCVGYAVEGAKGFEDENGPRMINTPWYEDPIPFHDAAEIGTRKVIQEHSTIGVVVTTDGTIGEIPRNDYEDAEARVVDELKEVGKPFIMVVNSVRPSSQETELLRQELAEKYDIPVLSMSIESMTEHDVYNVLREALYEFPVLEVNVNLPSWVMVLKENHWLRENYQDAIQTTVKDIRRLRDVDHIVGNFSEFEYIDKANLAGMEMGEGVAEIDLHAPDQLYDQILKEIVGEEIRGKDHLLELMQDFAHAKREYDHISGALQMVKQTGYGIAAPTLEDMLLDEPEIIRQGSRFGVRLKAVAPSIHMIKVEVESEFAPIIGTEKQSEELVRYLMQDFEEDPLSIWESDIFGRSLSSIVREGIQAKISLMPENARYKLKDTLERIINEGSGGLIAIIL; translated from the coding sequence TTGGAAAAAATCGATATTTTTAAAGATATTTCCAAACGGACAAATGGAGATATTTATCTAGGAATCGTTGGTGCAGTCCGTACAGGGAAATCGACATTCATTAAAAAGTTCATGGAATTAGTTGTTCTGCCGAATATTGAGGATGAGAGTGAGCGAGCTAGGGCACATGACGAATTGCCCCAGAGTGCAGCTGGACGTACCATAATGACGACAGAGCCAAAGTTTATTCCGAATCAAGCAGTTCAGCTAACCGTGGATGAGGGATTGGACGTAAATGTTCGCCTTGTAGATTGTGTCGGTTATGCAGTTGAAGGAGCGAAAGGGTTTGAAGATGAAAATGGACCAAGGATGATTAACACTCCATGGTATGAAGACCCGATTCCGTTTCATGATGCAGCAGAAATCGGTACACGAAAAGTAATTCAAGAGCATTCAACGATTGGCGTTGTTGTGACTACAGATGGAACCATTGGAGAAATACCCCGCAATGATTATGAAGATGCAGAGGCCAGAGTCGTTGATGAATTAAAAGAAGTTGGAAAGCCATTTATTATGGTAGTCAATTCTGTTCGTCCATCAAGTCAGGAAACAGAATTACTACGTCAAGAGTTAGCAGAAAAATACGATATACCAGTACTTTCCATGAGCATCGAATCAATGACAGAGCATGATGTTTACAATGTTCTCCGTGAAGCTTTATACGAATTCCCTGTTCTCGAAGTAAATGTAAATCTTCCGAGCTGGGTGATGGTATTAAAAGAAAACCATTGGTTAAGGGAGAACTACCAAGATGCAATTCAAACAACCGTAAAAGATATCAGAAGATTGCGGGATGTTGATCATATTGTCGGTAATTTTTCTGAGTTTGAGTATATTGACAAAGCAAACCTTGCAGGAATGGAAATGGGAGAAGGGGTTGCTGAGATTGATTTACATGCACCAGATCAATTATATGATCAAATTTTAAAGGAAATTGTAGGAGAAGAAATTCGTGGAAAAGATCATCTTCTAGAATTAATGCAAGACTTTGCACATGCAAAAAGAGAATATGATCATATCTCTGGAGCATTACAAATGGTAAAGCAAACCGGCTACGGTATAGCTGCGCCTACTTTAGAGGATATGTTACTTGATGAGCCAGAAATCATTCGCCAAGGATCCAGGTTTGGTGTCCGTTTAAAAGCAGTTGCACCATCTATCCATATGATCAAGGTTGAAGTGGAATCTGAGTTTGCTCCAATTATTGGTACAGAAAAGCAGAGCGAGGAGCTTGTTCGTTACTTAATGCAGGATTTCGAGGAGGATCCATTATCCATCTGGGAATCTGATATTTTCGGCCGATCACTTAGCTCCATTGTTCGTGAAGGAATCCAAGCTAAAATCTCACTAATGCCTGAGAATGCCAGATATAAACTAAAAGATACACTAGAAAGAATCATTAACGAAGGATCCGGAGGACTAATAGCAATTATTTTATAG
- a CDS encoding HU family DNA-binding protein, which translates to MNKTDLVNAVAEKSELSKKDATKAVDAVFESVMDSLKNGEKVQLIGFGNFEVRERSARKGRNPQTGEEIEIPASKVPAFKPGKALKDSVK; encoded by the coding sequence ATGAACAAAACAGACTTAGTGAATGCAGTTGCTGAAAAAAGTGAGCTTTCTAAAAAAGATGCTACAAAAGCTGTAGACGCAGTTTTCGAATCTGTCATGGATTCACTTAAAAATGGTGAAAAAGTACAGTTAATCGGTTTTGGTAACTTTGAAGTACGCGAGCGTTCAGCACGTAAAGGACGTAATCCGCAAACTGGAGAAGAAATTGAAATTCCGGCAAGTAAAGTTCCTGCTTTCAAACCAGGAAAAGCCCTTAAGGACAGTGTAAAATAA
- the mtrB gene encoding trp RNA-binding attenuation protein MtrB yields the protein MNNTSVKSDFFVIKALEDGVNVIGLTRGNDTKFHHTEKLDEGEVMIAQFTEHTSAVKVRGKAIIQTSHGELDNR from the coding sequence ATGAATAATACTTCGGTAAAATCGGATTTTTTTGTTATCAAGGCTTTAGAAGATGGAGTAAATGTAATCGGCTTGACCCGTGGCAATGACACGAAATTTCACCACACCGAAAAATTGGATGAAGGTGAAGTTATGATTGCACAATTTACCGAGCACACTTCAGCCGTAAAGGTTAGAGGTAAGGCAATTATTCAAACGAGTCACGGTGAACTTGACAATCGATAA
- a CDS encoding heptaprenyl diphosphate synthase component 1, with product MISLYTSTTEIQQIRNLLEDKIHNEYLKRHIQKPIIHEGKLQILAELVFNCDSLTDIQTERYIITTMMVQIALDTHDLVPVGNKENESKEEKLSKQLNVLAGDYYSGLYYYLLSEIEDVELIHTLAIAIKNINECKMKLYYKEIESFEVFMDVIKQIDSILLVRVAQYLYGNELNQVITEWLLTERLLFEKIGAANDRISTLVQWKEMNIEKTYTARLVSIDSLIEQQIDKVGKALTQLPDKFAAFQKLFRKKLENMSLYQSSIVEEG from the coding sequence GTGATATCTTTGTACACTTCAACGACAGAAATTCAACAAATAAGAAATCTTCTAGAAGATAAAATCCATAATGAATATCTAAAAAGACATATACAAAAGCCCATAATTCATGAAGGAAAACTGCAAATTTTAGCTGAATTAGTATTTAACTGTGATTCTTTAACAGACATTCAAACAGAGAGGTATATCATAACAACGATGATGGTGCAGATTGCACTTGATACACATGATTTAGTGCCTGTCGGCAATAAGGAAAATGAAAGTAAAGAAGAGAAGCTTAGCAAACAGCTTAATGTTTTAGCAGGAGATTATTACAGTGGATTATACTATTATCTTTTGTCTGAGATAGAAGATGTTGAACTGATACATACACTTGCAATTGCGATTAAGAACATTAATGAATGCAAAATGAAACTCTATTACAAAGAAATCGAATCGTTTGAAGTGTTTATGGATGTAATAAAACAAATTGATTCCATTCTACTTGTACGAGTTGCGCAATATCTTTATGGAAACGAATTGAATCAAGTTATAACTGAATGGTTGCTAACAGAGAGATTACTTTTCGAAAAAATTGGTGCTGCTAATGATAGAATATCTACACTCGTACAATGGAAAGAAATGAACATTGAAAAGACTTATACTGCGCGTTTAGTTTCAATCGATTCGTTAATCGAACAACAAATAGATAAAGTTGGTAAAGCTCTCACCCAGCTACCTGATAAATTCGCAGCGTTTCAGAAGCTATTTAGAAAAAAACTAGAAAACATGAGCTTATATCAATCCTCGATTGTGGAAGAAGGTTGA
- the menG gene encoding demethylmenaquinone methyltransferase, whose protein sequence is MQEQSKEERVHHVFEKIYTKYDSMNSIISFQRHVAWRKDVMKRMKVEKGSKALDVCCGTGDWSISLAEAVGEDGNVIGLDFSKNMLSIAEKKKEDLNLDQLELIHGNAMELPFEDNTFNYVTIGFGLRNVPDYMTVLKEMYRVVKPDGKVVCLETSQPTLIGFRQGYYLYFRFIMPIFGKLFAKSYKEYSWLQESAKDFPGKTVLKQMFLDAGFSRVEMKSYTGGVAAMHMGFKE, encoded by the coding sequence ATGCAAGAACAAAGTAAAGAAGAGCGTGTCCATCACGTCTTTGAAAAAATATATACGAAATATGACTCAATGAATTCGATTATTTCTTTTCAACGACATGTTGCATGGCGTAAGGATGTAATGAAACGGATGAAGGTTGAGAAGGGGTCTAAGGCATTGGATGTATGCTGCGGTACGGGAGATTGGTCTATTTCACTCGCAGAAGCTGTCGGAGAAGACGGTAATGTAATTGGCCTTGACTTTAGTAAGAATATGCTTTCCATTGCTGAAAAGAAAAAAGAAGATTTAAATCTCGATCAATTGGAGCTTATCCATGGCAATGCAATGGAATTGCCATTTGAAGATAATACATTTAACTATGTTACAATTGGATTCGGGTTAAGAAATGTGCCAGATTATATGACAGTTTTAAAAGAGATGTACAGGGTTGTAAAGCCTGATGGAAAAGTTGTATGTCTAGAGACATCACAACCTACGCTCATTGGTTTCAGACAGGGCTATTACTTGTACTTTCGTTTTATCATGCCTATATTCGGCAAGCTATTTGCGAAGAGCTATAAAGAATACTCCTGGCTTCAGGAATCTGCGAAGGATTTCCCTGGAAAAACGGTATTAAAACAGATGTTTCTGGATGCTGGTTTCTCTCGTGTTGAGATGAAAAGCTATACAGGCGGGGTTGCGGCAATGCATATGGGCTTCAAGGAATAG